In Candidatus Omnitrophota bacterium, one DNA window encodes the following:
- a CDS encoding DUF3042 family protein: MKSYILGVVIGLLLVAGAVFTFKKMTSIPPAKQDSAAIEMTRKALDFEKSGDMKAAVKMYKKIVKKCPSSGWAELSLYRVFEIHAAKDKKKMIETADWYLKEFPRKRGSEIACRVGEYYFLESGSPERARKLFLHAVNLATDPQWTIRARDRLADFYYRQGEFDKLIEMNNHVIESLGDKVNADHYRILNLKAYWRQGAQKKAYDEAKKIKNNKQPVVKNEILYWKVLSKFEPKNAEALMYLGDAYRRMGFQEQAKTYWRAAAKIAPKNAEIRERLKIK; this comes from the coding sequence ATGAAATCATATATCCTTGGAGTTGTCATAGGCCTTCTGCTCGTCGCCGGCGCCGTTTTTACTTTTAAGAAAATGACATCTATCCCGCCTGCCAAACAGGACAGCGCGGCCATAGAGATGACGCGCAAGGCGCTTGACTTTGAAAAATCCGGTGATATGAAAGCCGCGGTAAAGATGTACAAAAAAATAGTGAAAAAATGCCCGTCTTCCGGCTGGGCGGAACTTTCTCTTTACAGGGTTTTTGAGATACACGCGGCCAAGGATAAAAAAAAGATGATAGAAACGGCCGACTGGTATCTTAAGGAGTTCCCCCGGAAAAGAGGCAGTGAAATAGCCTGCAGAGTGGGGGAATATTATTTTCTTGAGAGCGGCTCGCCTGAACGGGCGAGAAAACTTTTTCTTCACGCCGTGAATCTGGCCACTGATCCTCAATGGACGATCCGCGCGCGGGACAGGCTGGCGGATTTTTATTACAGGCAGGGGGAGTTTGATAAGCTGATAGAGATGAATAATCATGTTATAGAAAGCCTGGGAGACAAGGTCAACGCGGACCATTACAGGATACTCAATCTGAAAGCTTATTGGCGCCAGGGCGCTCAGAAAAAGGCCTATGACGAGGCGAAGAAGATAAAAAACAATAAGCAGCCCGTCGTGAAAAATGAGATACTTTACTGGAAAGTCCTTTCAAAGTTTGAGCCTAAAAACGCCGAAGCCCTGATGTATCTGGGCGACGCGTACAGGAGAATGGGTTTTCAGGAGCAGGCGAAGACTTACTGGCGCGCGGCCGCGAAAATAGCGCCCAAAAACGCCGAGATCCGGGAACGGTTAAAAATAAAATGA
- a CDS encoding prepilin-type N-terminal cleavage/methylation domain-containing protein, translated as MMKKSEKRRGAFTLVEMMITMAILAVIFIPLVKIMMSATKTWWFARAKMTIEQDGRDALSFINKEFQGAYRFSMGNLIYNAGFEGYYNDILDRDQPMLWPAADYGDVMYNRSASSAVVASGYASVTLNAAGSQYAYIGPGGEGFEIIGDAAGTEVMFAFKAKASTNAVVATDVTGSVELFGVPLSPAFDVASGVGISSTTWTEFVSTYTLAPSANYNVVFKTTNGGVIIDEVSVRPIKSVLLDLVAPLTVNVTSYIYVSQTSGGAPGEPESMFRIDNRNTKSGDVIKRLNCYSVEYVAGSPDAGITTRFYNALAENLRQLEFRIELPSEGTNSPITIRLQMGAKVRGDKYGDPTTFTIRKTVYPRK; from the coding sequence ATGATGAAAAAATCTGAAAAACGCAGAGGCGCTTTCACTCTCGTTGAGATGATGATAACCATGGCTATCCTCGCCGTCATATTCATACCGCTTGTAAAAATAATGATGTCTGCCACAAAGACATGGTGGTTCGCGAGAGCCAAGATGACCATAGAGCAGGACGGCAGGGACGCTCTGTCGTTTATAAACAAGGAGTTCCAGGGCGCTTACAGATTTTCAATGGGGAATCTCATTTATAACGCCGGCTTTGAGGGTTATTACAACGATATATTGGACCGGGACCAGCCCATGCTGTGGCCCGCCGCGGATTATGGGGATGTGATGTACAACCGTTCCGCCTCAAGCGCTGTTGTCGCTTCCGGCTACGCTTCGGTGACGCTCAATGCCGCCGGTTCGCAGTATGCTTATATCGGCCCGGGCGGCGAGGGCTTTGAGATCATAGGCGATGCGGCCGGCACCGAGGTGATGTTCGCTTTCAAGGCCAAGGCTTCAACAAATGCCGTTGTCGCCACCGATGTCACGGGTTCGGTGGAACTTTTCGGCGTCCCCCTCTCCCCTGCATTTGATGTGGCGTCGGGGGTGGGAATATCTTCCACGACATGGACTGAATTCGTTTCGACCTACACGCTCGCCCCTTCCGCGAATTATAATGTTGTTTTTAAGACGACAAACGGCGGCGTTATCATAGACGAGGTGTCGGTCAGGCCCATAAAATCCGTTCTCCTGGACTTAGTAGCCCCTCTGACGGTGAATGTAACATCCTACATATATGTTTCCCAGACCTCCGGCGGAGCTCCCGGCGAGCCGGAATCAATGTTCAGGATAGACAACAGAAATACGAAGAGCGGCGATGTCATCAAAAGACTGAACTGCTACAGCGTTGAGTATGTGGCGGGCAGCCCTGACGCGGGAATAACCACGCGCTTTTACAACGCCCTTGCCGAGAATTTGCGGCAACTTGAATTTAGGATTGAATTGCCGTCGGAGGGAACCAACTCCCCCATCACCATTAGACTGCAGATGGGTGCGAAGGTCAGGGGTGATAAATACGGAGACCCCACGACATTCACCATAAGAAAGACGGTGTATCCGAGGAAATAA